One Candidatus Limnocylindrales bacterium genomic window, TCGAGATATTGGCGAGGTCAGCATCGGTGAACTGAGCACCCGTAGCATCGACACCCGCGAGGTATCCCTCGCGAAGTGTCGTGCTCGTCAGGTTGGCGTTGATCAGCTTGGTGTAGTTGAGGCCGGCACTGGTCAGATCAGCATCCGCAAGATCTGCCGCCGTGAGATCCGCGAAACCAAGATAGACATCCGTCAGGTTGGCGCCCGTCAAATCGACGCCAGCAAGGTTCGCATGGCTAAGGTCGGCGTAACTGACATTGATACCGTGCAAGTCCTGCCCAGGCAGCGAAGCGTACTGCAGAACTGCCCAAGGGCCCAGCAGCAGACCTTCGACACACAGCCAGCCCGCGGAGAGCACGGAAGGACAACCGGTAAGACCGCTAAGGAAACGCTGCAGATCCACATCGGCGAGACTGGCGCCGGTCAGGTCCGATCTCGAAAAATCTACGCCGTACCCGCTAATGCCGTTCAGGTTCGTGTTCCGAAGATCCGTGAACCGCATCCACGCCCCGCCCATCATCGCGCCGCTCAGGTCGGCTCCGGCGAGATCCGCCCCCGCAAAACTCGTTTCGTCGAGTCTAGCTCCGACCAAAACAGCACCGGGAAGGTTGGCTTGTTGAAGTGACTGACCGTAGAACGTAACGCCCGGCATATAGCCATAGGCTGGCCCTGCTGCGTCGCGGATCATCTCCGCATCGCCCTGTGTGACGCATCCGCCAACGCTGTCCAAAGCTGCGAACCTGTGAAAGAACGCCGTTTCGCACCGCTCGTATGGCCGCCGATCGTCACCGTCTCGCGGAGGGACGTGGCTTAAACTCTTCGCA contains:
- a CDS encoding pentapeptide repeat-containing protein, which gives rise to MIRDAAGPAYGYMPGVTFYGQSLQQANLPGAVLVGARLDETSFAGADLAGADLSGAMMGGAWMRFTDLRNTNLNGISGYGVDFSRSDLTGASLADVDLQRFLSGLTGCPSVLSAGWLCVEGLLLGPWAVLQYASLPGQDLHGINVSYADLSHANLAGVDLTGANLTDVYLGFADLTAADLADADLTSAGLNYTKLINANLTSTTLREGYLAGVDATGAQFTDADLANISIERTDLTDADFGGADLSGVHWAQTTCPDGTYAPLYGGTCCGHHVGAAPAACTP